The genomic segment GCGGCTGCGCGGATTACGCCGCTTGCAGCTCCATATCCATATGCACGCGGCAACCCATGGCGGTGGCGCTGTTCACCAAAGCATCCAGGCAGCACCGCGAGACGCGGCCACGCAACAGGTCATCGCGGCGGGGCGGGGCAACCCCGCAGTGCATTGCGGCTTCCGATGGCGCCCAATCATTGCCCTCGATGACGGCCGCAATTTGGCGCATGGGTTCAGCCCTGGCGCGAAGGCTCGCAGCCTGCCCGGACATGTCGGCCACCGCATCCCACACGCTGTCAAAAGTTTCGATCTTGGTCATTTGGCATCTTTCGGCCGTTCGGTGCATCGCTTTTTGGCAAGCCCCATGTCGCGCTGGCTTGTGGTCTGGGTCTTTTTCTGAAAAGCGCGCAGCACATAGACCGCATCGGCCAGCAGCGCCTTTTTCTCCATGGCCAAGACCTGGCGGGCCGCAGCGCAACACCTGCGACAGCGGGCCGACGAAGAGGATGGTTTTTGGGAACCCTCCAGACCGGCATACTCCACTCGGCCTCCTACGGCAAAGAGTGGCCAGCCAGTCTCGGTCACTTCGCCAATTTCTCGCCTACCATGCGGATCGAAATCACAAAACCGCTGCTGTTTCTCGTTTCCTGCGGGAAAGAGTCAGTGCAAAAGCCACGCCATGCATGCCAATCTGTACGCGCTGGGCGCCATCGCGCTGTGGGCCTCGCTCGCCTCGCTGGGCGTGGCGCTGACCCATGTTCCGCCGTTTCTGCTCACCGGCATCGCGCTGCTGATCGGCAGCGTGCCGGCTTGGCCGTTCGTGCTGCGCGATCCGGCGCAATGGCGCATTCCGGTGCGGACGTTGGCGTTGGGCGTGTACGGCCTGTTTGCCTACCATTTCCTGCTGTTCATCGCGCTGCGCCATGCGCCGCCGGTGGAGACCAACCTGGTCTGCTACCTGTGGCCACTGCTCATCGTGCTGCTCTCGCCCTGGCTGCTGCCCGGCGTGGTGTTGCGCGCGCCGCATCTGCTGGCCGCCCTGCTGGGCTTTGCCGGCGCAGCCATTGCGATCACGGGCGGGGCGATCGCGGGCGGGCAGGCGCTCAGCGGCACGCTGGCCTGGGGCTATTTGCCGGCGCTGGCAGCGGCCTTCATCTGGGCCAGCTATTCGCTGCTGACCCGGCGCGTGGCGGCTTTTCCGACCACGGCCATTGGCCTGTTCGCTCTGGTGTCGGGGCTGCTGTCCCTGCTGTGCCATGCGCTGCTGGAGCCTGCTGCGGCGTTGCAGCCGCGCGACTGGGCGCTGCTGGCCCTGCTCGGGCTAGGCCCGCTGGGCGGCGCCTTCTTCATGTGGGACCGGGCGCTCAAGCTCGGCGATGCGCGGCATATCGGCATCCTGAGCTACATCACCCCGCTGGCGTCGACGGCACTGCTGCTGTTGGTCAGCGGTCGCCCGCTCAACGCGAGCATCGCCCTGGCCACGCTGATGATCATCAGCGCAGCCGTGATCGGCATGCGGGCACGGTGATCTGGATGAAAACGGCTTGCGGCGCATGCCCTTTTTGCGCCATGCGCCATGCCTCGCTGCGGGTGGGCGAGCAACCCGGGCGGATGGGCCCGGACCGCCCGATGGCGCGCTGCGCAGCCGTCCCGGACGGCAGCGACCACGCAGTCGCTCAGTGTGCGACCCTGAATCTTGGCAGCAGACCCGACCGTCTGGTGCTGGTCCGCATCGATCCGGGCTTCGAGCC from the Verminephrobacter eiseniae EF01-2 genome contains:
- a CDS encoding DMT family transporter, producing MHANLYALGAIALWASLASLGVALTHVPPFLLTGIALLIGSVPAWPFVLRDPAQWRIPVRTLALGVYGLFAYHFLLFIALRHAPPVETNLVCYLWPLLIVLLSPWLLPGVVLRAPHLLAALLGFAGAAIAITGGAIAGGQALSGTLAWGYLPALAAAFIWASYSLLTRRVAAFPTTAIGLFALVSGLLSLLCHALLEPAAALQPRDWALLALLGLGPLGGAFFMWDRALKLGDARHIGILSYITPLASTALLLLVSGRPLNASIALATLMIISAAVIGMRAR
- a CDS encoding helix-turn-helix domain-containing protein gives rise to the protein MTKIETFDSVWDAVADMSGQAASLRARAEPMRQIAAVIEGNDWAPSEAAMHCGVAPPRRDDLLRGRVSRCCLDALVNSATAMGCRVHMDMELQAA
- a CDS encoding type II toxin-antitoxin system RelE/ParE family toxin translates to MEYAGLEGSQKPSSSSARCRRCCAAARQVLAMEKKALLADAVYVLRAFQKKTQTTSQRDMGLAKKRCTERPKDAK